In Nitrospirota bacterium, the DNA window TAAAGCCTTATGATTCCCTGAAGGAGACCATTAAGCTTCTGCCGCTTTCTGTTGAAGTTGCCGCCGGAGAGCACTCCGAAGAACTCTTTAACAAGGCAGATATTATTGTTGTAAGTCCCGGCGTGTCTCTTGGTATCCCTCCGCTTATGCGTGCAAGAATAAAAGGCGTGCCTGTAATCGGCGAACTTGAGCTTGCTTACAAAGTTATACAGGGATTAGGGATTGGGGATTGGGGGCAAGTACAAAAGCAATCTCTTAACGTGTTACCAACCCCCAACCCCCAACCCCTAATCCCTTTTATTGCCGTTACCGGAACAAACGGAAAGTCAACAGTCACTACTCTTGTGGACCTGATGCTTAAGCGGGCAGGTTTTAAGACCCTGCTCGGCGGCAATATCGGGAATGCATTGACGGAAGAAATATTAAAGACAGTGAACAGTGAACAGTTGACAGTGAATAGTAAAGAAAAAGACCCGTTGCGTTTTTTGCCTGATGCCTTGCCTGAGTTCATTGTTGCCGAAGTTTCCAGTTTTCAGCTTGAGTCAATAGAGGAGTTTAGGCCAAAGGCGGCCGCAATTCTTAATATAACCCCTGACCATATGGACAGGTATCACACGGCAGAGGAATACATAGATGCAAAGGCAAGGATTTTTGAGAATCAGGGAGCAGGGGATTTTCTGGTTCTCAATGCCGATGATCCTGCGGTAATGAAAGTTGAAAGTGAAAAGTTAAAAGTGAAAAGTGAAAAACCAAAGATTTTTTATTTCAGCCGGCAAAAAGAAGTGGAAGGCGCTTATTTAAAAGACGGATTAATTTATTTTAACCTGCCTGAATTCAACCTTCATCTTTCAATTTTCAACCTCCAACCTTCATCCTTTCGCATCAAAGGTGTTCACAATCTTGAAAATGCGATGGCGGCCTCATTGGTTGCGCTTGCATCCGGCTGCCCGGCAGACGCCGTCAGGGACGTGCTCATGGATTTT includes these proteins:
- the murD gene encoding UDP-N-acetylmuramoyl-L-alanine--D-glutamate ligase, whose protein sequence is MQEKERTRTFKDKNVLVVGLARSGAGAVNILVLLGARVWITDIKPYDSLKETIKLLPLSVEVAAGEHSEELFNKADIIVVSPGVSLGIPPLMRARIKGVPVIGELELAYKVIQGLGIGDWGQVQKQSLNVLPTPNPQPLIPFIAVTGTNGKSTVTTLVDLMLKRAGFKTLLGGNIGNALTEEILKTVNSEQLTVNSKEKDPLRFLPDALPEFIVAEVSSFQLESIEEFRPKAAAILNITPDHMDRYHTAEEYIDAKARIFENQGAGDFLVLNADDPAVMKVESEKLKVKSEKPKIFYFSRQKEVEGAYLKDGLIYFNLPEFNLHLSIFNLQPSSFRIKGVHNLENAMAASLVALASGCPADAVRDVLMDFPGLEHRLEFVCEIDGVSFINDSKGTNIGAVIKSLESFENIILIMGGRDKAGDFTVLRDLIAKRVKTLVLIGEAKEKIAKAAEGATDMVFAADINDAVEKSMSKARKGDVVLLSPGCASFDMFLNFEDKGRKFKEAVKQIKN